In Streptomyces dangxiongensis, one DNA window encodes the following:
- a CDS encoding dipeptide ABC transporter ATP-binding protein produces MTLASPLPTPAPPTDAVPVLSVRDLRISFPSEAGTVEAVRGVSFDLLPGRTLCIVGESGSGKSATAMGVMGLLPPTADLRGQVLLGGRNLVGLDDRVLSKIRGNSIGMVFQDPLSALTPIFSVGRLLSDALRVHQDLSKRAAWEQAVQLLDLVGIPDPRGRAAAFPHQFSGGMRQRVVIAMAIANRPSVLVADEPTTALDVTVQAQILDVLRLAQQETGAGLVLITHDLGVVAGHADDVAVMYAGRFVEQAGVGELFRRPTMPYTARLLAAVPTVDGGSRRPLVPIGGEPPALVNLPDGCPFAPRCAVALDACRSDEPELRHVTGHGHVACLRAAEIADGSLDPAGDAAPVARPAASRRAEAGEVVLRVEDLVKTFPVTKGALLKRRVGTLHAVNRVSFELRAGETLALVGESGSGKTTTLMEILRLGRPEGGRIEVAGIDVGTVASGARPRELRQDVQIVMQDPLGALDPRMPVFHSLAEPLRAIGRDREAIRARVHELLTLVGLDDSVSDRFPAALSGGQRQRVGIARALATEPKLLGLDEPLSALDVSVQAGVINLLARLKRELGLAYLVVAHDLAVVRYISDRIAVMYLGHIVETGDTEAIFSDPKHPYTRALLSAIPIPDPERERTRERVVLEGEQPNAARMPAGCVFADRCPLYRLADEELRHRCRTQAPVPTSAAGLPGHQYACHGV; encoded by the coding sequence ATGACCCTCGCGAGCCCGCTGCCCACCCCGGCACCACCCACCGACGCGGTACCCGTCCTGTCCGTGCGGGATCTGCGGATCTCCTTCCCCTCCGAGGCCGGCACCGTCGAGGCGGTGCGCGGCGTGAGCTTCGACCTGCTGCCCGGCCGGACCCTCTGCATCGTCGGCGAATCCGGCTCGGGCAAGTCGGCCACCGCCATGGGCGTCATGGGCCTGCTGCCGCCCACCGCCGACCTGCGTGGCCAGGTGCTGCTCGGTGGAAGAAACCTCGTCGGCCTCGACGACCGAGTGCTGTCGAAGATCCGTGGCAACTCCATCGGCATGGTCTTCCAGGACCCCTTGTCCGCCCTCACACCGATTTTCTCGGTGGGCAGGCTGCTCTCCGACGCCCTGCGGGTCCACCAGGACCTGTCGAAGCGAGCGGCCTGGGAACAAGCCGTGCAACTGCTCGATCTGGTGGGCATCCCCGACCCGCGCGGCCGGGCCGCCGCCTTCCCGCACCAGTTCTCCGGCGGCATGCGCCAGCGCGTGGTCATCGCCATGGCCATCGCCAACAGGCCGTCCGTGCTCGTGGCCGACGAACCCACCACCGCACTCGACGTCACCGTGCAGGCCCAGATCCTCGACGTGCTGCGGCTGGCACAGCAGGAGACAGGCGCCGGTCTCGTCCTGATCACGCACGACCTGGGAGTCGTCGCGGGCCACGCGGACGACGTCGCCGTCATGTACGCCGGCCGGTTCGTGGAACAGGCGGGCGTCGGGGAACTCTTCCGCCGGCCGACGATGCCGTACACCGCGCGGCTGCTGGCCGCCGTGCCGACCGTGGACGGCGGGTCCCGCCGCCCCTTGGTCCCCATCGGCGGAGAGCCACCCGCCCTGGTGAACCTCCCCGACGGCTGCCCCTTCGCACCCCGCTGCGCCGTCGCCCTCGACGCGTGCCGCTCCGACGAACCGGAACTGCGTCACGTCACCGGGCACGGACACGTAGCCTGCCTCCGCGCCGCCGAGATCGCCGACGGATCCCTGGACCCGGCGGGCGATGCCGCGCCCGTCGCCCGACCGGCGGCCTCGCGTCGTGCGGAGGCCGGCGAGGTGGTGCTCCGTGTCGAGGACCTCGTCAAGACCTTCCCGGTCACCAAGGGCGCCCTCCTCAAGCGCCGGGTCGGCACGCTGCACGCCGTCAACCGGGTCAGCTTCGAGCTGCGCGCCGGCGAGACGCTCGCCCTGGTCGGTGAGTCCGGCAGCGGCAAGACCACGACCCTGATGGAGATCCTTCGGCTCGGACGGCCCGAAGGCGGCCGGATCGAGGTCGCCGGCATCGACGTCGGCACGGTCGCGTCCGGCGCGCGCCCACGGGAGCTGCGGCAGGACGTGCAGATCGTCATGCAGGACCCCCTGGGGGCTCTGGACCCTCGGATGCCCGTGTTCCATTCACTGGCCGAACCTCTGCGGGCGATCGGGCGTGATCGCGAGGCGATACGGGCACGGGTCCACGAACTGCTGACCCTGGTCGGTCTTGACGACTCGGTGTCCGACCGCTTCCCGGCCGCACTCTCCGGAGGCCAGCGCCAACGGGTCGGTATCGCCCGTGCCCTGGCGACGGAGCCGAAGCTGCTGGGGCTCGACGAGCCGCTCTCCGCCCTGGACGTCTCGGTACAGGCCGGGGTGATCAACCTGCTGGCGCGGCTCAAGCGTGAACTCGGCCTCGCCTACCTCGTGGTCGCCCACGATCTGGCCGTGGTCCGGTACATCTCCGACCGCATCGCGGTGATGTACCTGGGGCACATCGTCGAGACCGGGGACACCGAGGCGATCTTCTCCGATCCGAAGCACCCCTACACCCGTGCGCTGCTGTCGGCGATCCCGATACCCGACCCCGAGCGGGAACGAACCCGCGAACGCGTCGTGCTGGAGGGAGAGCAGCCGAACGCCGCGCGCATGCCCGCGGGGTGTGTCTTCGCCGACCGCTGCCCGCTGTACCGCCTTGCCGACGAGGAACTGCGGCACCGCTGTCGCACCCAGGCCCCCGTGCCGACCTCGGCAGCCGGACTCCCCGGCCATCAGTACGCCTGCCACGGCGTCTGA
- a CDS encoding ABC transporter permease, whose protein sequence is MARKHTNLGLGRLYLRRFLRNRLAVVGVVIFVLLVLFAAVGGRFTSYAYTDADFTALTQPPSDLHWFGTNQGGNDIYACAVHGLQRSLVIAVSVSVLTIVLAAIIGSGAAYFGGRVERVTLAVIHFLLIVPSFLILALVSHRLAGDWRALIVVLTVFGWMSTARVIWSVSTSLRERDYVRAAEFMGVGPLRIIFRHIIPNLGSLLIVNLTLGVVATVLSETALSFLGFGVQTPDVSLGTMLADGASTVTSAPWLFAFPAGLVVLLTVSMTFIGDGLRDALDPTSVTGSAGGRR, encoded by the coding sequence ATCGCGCGCAAGCACACGAACCTCGGCCTCGGCCGGCTCTATCTGCGGCGTTTCCTGCGCAACCGCCTCGCCGTCGTCGGAGTGGTGATCTTCGTGCTGCTGGTGCTGTTCGCTGCCGTCGGCGGCCGCTTCACCTCCTACGCCTACACCGACGCCGACTTCACCGCACTCACCCAGCCGCCGAGCGACCTCCACTGGTTCGGCACCAACCAGGGCGGCAACGACATCTACGCCTGTGCCGTGCACGGGCTCCAGCGCTCCCTGGTGATCGCCGTGAGCGTGTCGGTCCTGACGATCGTCCTGGCCGCGATCATCGGCTCCGGCGCCGCCTACTTCGGGGGCCGGGTGGAGCGGGTGACCCTTGCCGTCATCCACTTCCTCCTGATCGTCCCCTCGTTCCTCATCCTCGCTCTGGTCTCCCACCGGCTGGCCGGCGACTGGCGCGCCCTCATCGTCGTGCTGACCGTGTTCGGCTGGATGTCCACCGCGCGGGTGATCTGGTCCGTCTCCACCTCACTGCGCGAGCGGGACTACGTCAGGGCGGCCGAGTTCATGGGAGTCGGTCCGCTGCGGATCATCTTCCGCCACATCATTCCCAACCTCGGCTCCCTGCTGATCGTCAACCTGACGCTCGGAGTCGTGGCGACCGTGCTCAGCGAAACCGCCCTCTCTTTCCTCGGGTTCGGCGTCCAGACCCCGGACGTCTCCCTCGGCACGATGCTCGCGGACGGCGCGAGCACCGTCACGAGCGCCCCCTGGCTCTTCGCCTTCCCCGCCGGGCTGGTCGTTCTGCTCACCGTGTCGATGACCTTCATCGGCGACGGCCTGCGCGACGCCCTCGACCCCACGTCGGTGACCGGCTCGGCAGGAGGCCGACGATGA
- a CDS encoding ABC transporter permease, with protein sequence MARYVMRKAVGWLLMIVIATNATYFLAGWFLDPRSNYKELRPVRTEAQIGRALAPYNLDPRVSLVHRWWDWLTSVTLHFDWGKSPTGVSVNGEVGYRALVSAELVVVATVLSVALGVALGVYTAARQYGWADRVSQAVSIVVFNVPTSVAALAVVFVAIWLNQHAGLHFLYVAGENSPGAEGLLPTIGDRLLHLILPTLTLTLMGYVGYHLTQRSLLLDTLHADFVRTAQATGLTRSQAIRRHALRAALIPTAASVAFSVPAVFTGAVITETIFGWNGMGRYFIQTISKNDVHGAVATAAFAAALTAIGAILADIATVLLDPRVRVR encoded by the coding sequence GTGGCGCGCTATGTGATGCGCAAGGCGGTCGGCTGGCTCCTGATGATCGTGATCGCGACGAACGCGACCTACTTTCTGGCCGGTTGGTTCCTGGACCCGAGGTCGAACTACAAGGAGCTGCGGCCCGTCCGCACCGAGGCACAGATCGGCCGGGCCCTCGCGCCGTACAACCTGGACCCCAGGGTTTCCCTGGTGCATCGCTGGTGGGACTGGCTGACGTCGGTGACCCTCCACTTCGACTGGGGAAAGTCCCCCACCGGCGTCTCCGTCAACGGCGAAGTGGGCTACCGGGCGCTGGTCAGCGCGGAGTTGGTCGTCGTCGCGACCGTGCTGTCCGTCGCGCTCGGCGTCGCGCTCGGCGTCTACACCGCCGCACGGCAGTACGGCTGGGCCGACCGGGTGTCGCAGGCCGTGTCCATCGTGGTGTTCAACGTCCCCACGTCCGTCGCCGCCCTCGCCGTGGTCTTCGTCGCCATCTGGCTGAACCAGCACGCCGGGCTGCACTTCCTCTACGTCGCCGGGGAGAACTCACCGGGCGCCGAAGGACTGCTCCCCACGATCGGTGACCGCCTCCTGCACCTGATCCTGCCCACCCTGACGCTCACGCTGATGGGCTACGTCGGCTACCACCTGACGCAGCGTTCACTGCTGCTCGACACGCTCCACGCCGACTTCGTGCGAACCGCCCAGGCCACCGGGCTCACCCGCAGCCAGGCCATCCGCAGGCACGCCCTGAGGGCCGCGCTAATCCCGACGGCGGCTTCCGTGGCGTTCAGCGTTCCGGCCGTCTTCACCGGTGCCGTCATCACGGAGACGATCTTCGGCTGGAACGGCATGGGCCGCTACTTCATCCAGACCATCAGCAAGAACGACGTACACGGCGCGGTCGCGACGGCCGCCTTCGCCGCGGCCCTGACCGCGATCGGAGCGATCCTCGCGGACATCGCCACGGTCCTCCTCGACCCGAGAGTGCGGGTGAGGTGA
- a CDS encoding aliphatic sulfonate ABC transporter substrate-binding protein produces MYRRTTRLLGAAGLLTLTGTLAACGSSSQAAPLGKSSGSASAHPEWRKYTFTIGDNGGDGSQALAKITGAFDDAPYKVKFARFTYGPPLVQAAASGDIDLGSVGDVPPITGAAKEYGFKIVAVNRSLTPSQSNENIIVPKGSKLKTLAGLKGKKIAVPQGSSAHGLALNALKSVGLSPKDVHLVFLDPAAGATAFNTGKVDAWSIWNPQSAIAVKNGARILAKGLPPIDQTGSYYVASAKSLGDATKRAALTDVLQRLAREFAYAIKHEDTYARAVSEEEGIPLADAKASLETFETRVTPIRKSDIAAEQKLADAFLEAGQLTRKVDVPSITDNLLPAGYDSSKLTFG; encoded by the coding sequence ATGTACAGAAGAACCACCCGCCTCCTCGGCGCCGCCGGCCTGCTCACCCTCACGGGCACCCTTGCCGCGTGCGGCTCGTCGTCGCAGGCGGCGCCGCTGGGAAAGTCGAGCGGCAGTGCGTCCGCGCACCCCGAGTGGAGGAAGTACACCTTCACCATCGGAGACAACGGTGGTGACGGCAGCCAGGCCCTGGCGAAGATCACCGGTGCGTTCGACGACGCGCCGTACAAGGTGAAGTTCGCCCGGTTCACCTACGGCCCGCCGCTGGTGCAGGCCGCCGCCTCGGGCGACATCGACCTGGGCTCCGTCGGCGACGTGCCGCCGATCACCGGCGCGGCGAAGGAGTACGGCTTCAAGATCGTGGCCGTCAACCGCTCGCTCACGCCCAGTCAGTCCAACGAGAACATCATCGTGCCGAAGGGGTCGAAGCTGAAAACGCTCGCCGGCCTCAAGGGCAAGAAGATCGCCGTGCCGCAGGGCAGTTCGGCGCACGGTCTGGCGCTCAACGCGCTGAAGAGCGTCGGCCTCAGCCCCAAGGACGTGCACCTGGTCTTCCTCGACCCGGCGGCCGGCGCCACGGCGTTCAACACCGGCAAGGTGGACGCCTGGTCGATCTGGAACCCGCAGTCGGCGATCGCGGTCAAGAACGGGGCACGGATCCTGGCCAAGGGCCTCCCGCCGATCGACCAGACGGGCAGTTACTACGTCGCCAGTGCGAAGTCGCTCGGTGACGCCACGAAGCGGGCGGCCCTGACGGACGTACTGCAGCGGCTGGCACGCGAGTTCGCCTACGCGATCAAACACGAGGACACCTACGCCCGGGCCGTCTCCGAGGAGGAGGGCATCCCGTTGGCCGACGCCAAAGCGTCCCTGGAGACATTCGAGACCCGGGTGACGCCGATCAGGAAGTCGGACATCGCCGCGGAGCAGAAGCTCGCCGACGCCTTCCTGGAGGCGGGCCAGCTCACCAGGAAGGTCGACGTCCCGTCGATCACCGACAACCTCCTCCCGGCCGGCTACGACAGCTCGAAGCTGACCTTCGGCTGA
- a CDS encoding ABC transporter ATP-binding protein has protein sequence MSSTIGTQTRRRTGVVVEQVVRRFGDRVVLDHLDLTITDEELVILLGPSGCGKSTLLRLLAGLDRPDGGRVEVPARRAIVFQADRLLPWQRVLRNITLGLYGPDAEQRARDVLAEVGLAGRERAWPKELSGGEAQRVSLARALVSEPELVLLDEPFAALDAITRLRMHDLVRALRSKHHAAMLLVTHDVDEAIALADRILVMCDGRIGATHPVQLSAADREASVAREELRSALLNDLGIAGHH, from the coding sequence ATGAGCAGCACGATCGGAACACAGACCCGTCGGCGCACCGGAGTCGTCGTCGAGCAGGTCGTGCGCCGGTTCGGCGACCGCGTGGTGCTCGACCACCTCGACCTCACCATCACCGACGAGGAGTTGGTGATCCTGCTCGGCCCCTCCGGCTGCGGCAAGAGCACCCTTCTGCGACTGCTCGCCGGACTGGACCGGCCCGACGGCGGGCGGGTGGAGGTCCCGGCGAGGCGAGCGATCGTGTTCCAGGCCGACCGGCTGCTGCCCTGGCAGCGGGTGCTGCGCAACATCACGCTCGGACTGTACGGGCCCGACGCGGAGCAGCGAGCCCGCGACGTGCTCGCCGAGGTGGGACTCGCGGGACGGGAGAGGGCATGGCCCAAGGAGCTCTCCGGCGGCGAGGCCCAGCGGGTTTCGCTCGCGCGGGCACTGGTCTCCGAGCCCGAACTCGTCCTGCTGGACGAGCCGTTCGCGGCGCTCGACGCGATCACCCGGCTGCGCATGCACGACCTCGTGCGGGCGCTGCGCAGCAAGCACCACGCGGCCATGCTGCTGGTCACCCACGACGTGGACGAGGCGATCGCCCTGGCGGACCGCATCCTCGTGATGTGCGACGGGCGCATCGGCGCCACGCATCCCGTCCAGCTCTCCGCAGCGGACCGTGAGGCGAGCGTCGCCCGCGAGGAACTGCGCTCCGCGCTCCTGAACGACCTCGGCATCGCCGGTCACCACTGA
- a CDS encoding ABC transporter permease: MTDIRIAAPAVSKAADAEPTSAREREVFLPRDARRRTPLSTLRERLRWPLGIYTTPVVILLAWEALARAGVLAKTYAPAPTSVVKAAADLWQQGVLGPDVAISLQRAGIGLLIGLTAGIVTGVLGGLLRSGEYLFNGLVQVLNTIPLLAVLPLMIVWFGIDELTKVLLISFGAGVPMYLNLFAAIRGVDQRLIEMARTTGAGTWRIVTRVLVPGALPGFLVGLRFSLAYSVLGLVAAETVNADKGLGFLITQGQTYLQTNQVFVGLVIYSLLGLLADQLVRILERVLLRWRPGYEAS, from the coding sequence ATGACCGACATCCGCATCGCGGCGCCGGCCGTCAGCAAGGCCGCCGACGCCGAGCCGACAAGCGCGCGGGAACGCGAGGTCTTCCTGCCGCGCGACGCCCGCCGCCGGACACCGCTCAGCACACTCCGCGAGCGCCTGCGCTGGCCGCTCGGGATCTATACGACTCCGGTCGTGATCCTGCTCGCCTGGGAGGCTCTCGCCAGGGCCGGCGTGCTGGCGAAAACATATGCTCCGGCGCCGACCTCCGTCGTGAAAGCCGCCGCCGACCTGTGGCAGCAGGGCGTGCTCGGGCCGGACGTGGCCATCTCGCTGCAGCGGGCCGGCATCGGACTCCTGATCGGACTGACCGCGGGCATCGTCACCGGGGTGCTCGGCGGACTGCTGCGCAGCGGTGAGTACCTGTTCAACGGCCTGGTGCAGGTCCTCAACACGATCCCGCTGCTGGCGGTGCTGCCGCTGATGATCGTGTGGTTCGGCATCGACGAGCTCACGAAGGTGCTGCTGATCTCGTTCGGGGCCGGCGTCCCGATGTATCTCAACCTGTTCGCCGCGATCAGGGGCGTCGACCAGCGCCTGATCGAGATGGCGCGCACGACGGGCGCGGGCACGTGGCGCATCGTGACGCGGGTGCTGGTGCCCGGAGCCCTGCCCGGGTTCCTGGTCGGACTCCGGTTCTCCCTCGCATACAGCGTTCTGGGCCTCGTCGCCGCCGAGACGGTCAACGCCGACAAGGGACTCGGCTTCCTCATCACTCAAGGGCAGACCTATCTGCAGACCAACCAGGTCTTCGTGGGCCTGGTGATCTACTCGCTCCTCGGCCTGCTCGCCGACCAGCTCGTCCGGATACTCGAGCGGGTGCTGCTGCGGTGGCGCCCCGGATATGAGGCGTCATGA
- a CDS encoding TauD/TfdA dioxygenase family protein produces the protein MPPSIRKLTGRIGAVVDGVDLAAPADPSTVTALRQALNEHKAIVFDRVNLDNAGQERVAAWFGELTTAHPNVPAADGTRNVLAVDSETSKANEWHTDVTFVVNPPQLTTLRSLTVPPYGGETLIANAAAAYRDLPQPLRVLADSLRVVHTNQYDYARPSATTAVRQEYDRVFVSTPYEAEHPLVRVHPLTGERGLFIGGFAKRIVGLTSSDSAGLLRVLQSYVTRPENVLRWTWSPGQVLIFDNRITQHYGVDNYDDRPRLLNRVTVAGDVPVGVDGRRSEQLVGDASHYTGVLETAA, from the coding sequence ATGCCTCCGTCCATCCGCAAGCTGACCGGCCGTATCGGCGCGGTCGTCGACGGCGTCGACCTCGCGGCACCGGCCGACCCCTCGACGGTCACGGCGCTCCGGCAAGCCCTCAACGAACACAAGGCCATCGTGTTCGACCGGGTGAACCTCGACAACGCCGGCCAGGAGCGGGTGGCCGCGTGGTTCGGCGAACTCACCACGGCGCACCCGAACGTGCCGGCCGCCGACGGTACGAGGAACGTGCTCGCCGTCGACAGCGAGACGTCCAAGGCCAACGAGTGGCACACGGACGTCACCTTCGTGGTCAACCCGCCGCAGCTCACCACCCTCCGGTCCCTCACGGTTCCGCCATACGGAGGCGAGACGCTCATCGCGAACGCGGCCGCCGCCTACCGGGACCTGCCCCAACCCTTGCGCGTCCTCGCGGACTCCTTGCGCGTCGTGCACACCAACCAGTACGACTACGCCCGCCCTTCCGCCACGACAGCGGTGCGCCAGGAATACGACCGGGTGTTCGTCTCTACCCCCTACGAGGCCGAGCACCCGCTCGTGCGGGTGCATCCGCTGACGGGCGAACGCGGCCTGTTCATCGGCGGGTTCGCCAAGCGGATCGTCGGCCTGACGAGCAGCGACTCGGCCGGTCTGCTGCGCGTCCTGCAGTCGTACGTGACACGTCCGGAGAACGTCCTGCGCTGGACCTGGTCGCCCGGCCAGGTACTGATCTTCGACAACCGGATCACCCAGCACTACGGCGTGGACAACTACGACGACCGCCCGCGCCTCCTCAACCGGGTGACCGTGGCCGGAGACGTGCCGGTCGGTGTCGACGGCCGCCGCAGCGAGCAACTCGTCGGCGACGCCTCGCACTACACCGGCGTCCTGGAGACGGCCGCATGA
- a CDS encoding metallophosphoesterase, whose translation MTDTSNTRPAEGEAQVPRPSRLHHLMRYIPLIAPVLLWAVPCWVLLHTGQHWSLPVRLAGTALFALGLVGMPLAMMRGHGRRQQDRAAIIGDTLLGAGWILFTWSVLLGVLLRLALTVAGVGGSQDRARIVTWAVLGTTAVLLAWGYAEARRVPRVRRLDVRLPRLGAGLDGTRVVLITDTHYGPLDRARWSARVCETVNTLEADLVCHTGDIADGTAERRRAQAAPLGTVRATRARVYVTGNHEYYSEAQGWVDLMDELGWEPLRNRHVLLERGGDTLVVAGVDDVTAESSGLAGHRAHLAGALDGADPGLPVLLLAHQPKFIDRAAAHGIDLQLSGHTHGGQIWPFHHLVRIDQPALAGLSHHGTRTLLYTSRGTGFWGPPFRVFAPSEITLLVLRSPHLHTAP comes from the coding sequence GTGACCGACACCAGCAACACCCGGCCCGCCGAGGGTGAGGCGCAAGTGCCGCGGCCGAGCCGGCTGCACCACCTGATGCGTTACATCCCCCTGATCGCCCCTGTCCTGCTGTGGGCCGTGCCCTGCTGGGTGCTCCTGCACACCGGCCAGCACTGGTCGCTCCCCGTCAGGCTGGCCGGCACCGCCCTGTTCGCCCTCGGCCTCGTAGGCATGCCGCTCGCGATGATGCGCGGTCACGGCCGGCGCCAGCAGGACCGGGCGGCGATCATCGGTGACACCCTGCTGGGCGCCGGCTGGATCCTGTTCACCTGGTCCGTTCTGCTCGGCGTCCTCCTGCGGCTCGCCCTGACCGTGGCCGGCGTCGGCGGGAGTCAGGACCGTGCCCGGATCGTCACCTGGGCCGTCCTGGGCACAACCGCCGTACTCCTCGCCTGGGGGTACGCCGAGGCGCGCCGCGTGCCACGCGTGCGGCGGCTCGACGTGCGACTCCCGCGACTGGGTGCCGGGCTGGACGGCACCCGCGTCGTCCTCATCACCGACACCCACTACGGCCCGCTCGACCGCGCCCGCTGGTCGGCACGGGTGTGCGAGACGGTGAACACCCTGGAAGCCGACCTGGTCTGCCACACCGGCGACATCGCGGACGGCACGGCCGAACGCCGCCGCGCCCAGGCCGCCCCCCTCGGTACCGTGCGGGCCACCCGGGCCCGGGTGTACGTCACCGGCAACCACGAGTACTACAGCGAGGCCCAGGGCTGGGTCGACCTGATGGACGAGCTGGGCTGGGAGCCGCTGCGCAACCGCCATGTGCTGCTCGAACGCGGAGGCGACACCCTTGTGGTGGCCGGCGTGGACGACGTCACTGCCGAGTCCTCCGGCCTGGCAGGCCACCGCGCCCACCTCGCCGGAGCCCTGGACGGCGCCGACCCCGGCCTGCCCGTCCTGCTCCTGGCCCACCAGCCCAAGTTCATCGACCGCGCGGCAGCCCACGGCATCGACCTCCAACTCTCCGGCCACACCCACGGTGGCCAGATCTGGCCCTTCCACCACCTGGTCCGCATCGACCAGCCAGCCCTCGCCGGCCTCAGCCACCACGGCACCCGCACGCTGCTCTACACCAGCCGCGGCACCGGCTTCTGGGGCCCGCCCTTCCGCGTCTTCGCCCCCAGCGAGATCACCCTGCTCGTCCTCCGCTCCCCTCACCTGCACACCGCGCCGTAG
- a CDS encoding cryptochrome/photolyase family protein, whose amino-acid sequence MTTPHWIFGDQLGPHFLTPAGKDGPDRGAPVVMIEARSVFRRRRYHRAKAHLVLSAMRHRAAELGGRVTYVRAETYREGLRRAVGGTSVTVCHPTSHAALRLVRSLPRVQVLPARGFLVSGEEFAGWAEGRGGRRLLQEDFYRWVRQEHDLLMEGGHPAGGRFNHDHANREPPPSGTRELDVPSPYVPREDDIDAGVRDDLDRWEREDGVRFVGRDGPRRFPATRREALSALRRFVDRRLASFGPYEDAMLTGDPVMSHSLLSSSLNLGLLHPAECVERAERAWRKGAVPVNSAEGFVRQVAGWREYVWQLYWHFGEDYRHGNALGHTEELPEYFTELDADAVTANCLATVLAQVRDTGWTHHIPRLMVLGSHALQRAWDPAAVTDWFHRCFVDGYDWVMVPNVVGMSQYADGGRMTTKPYTSGGAYIHRMSDLCDGCAYRPTDRTGPHACPYAAGYWAFLHRHRRLLSGNARMRRAVQGLDRLRDLDEVLRQELRRASEVP is encoded by the coding sequence ATGACCACCCCTCATTGGATCTTCGGCGACCAGCTCGGCCCGCACTTCCTCACGCCGGCCGGCAAGGACGGGCCCGACCGTGGGGCGCCCGTGGTGATGATCGAAGCCAGGTCGGTCTTCCGGCGGCGCCGCTACCACCGTGCCAAGGCACACCTGGTGCTGTCCGCGATGCGGCACCGTGCGGCGGAACTGGGCGGACGGGTGACGTACGTCCGGGCCGAGACCTACCGCGAGGGGCTGCGCCGCGCGGTGGGCGGCACGTCGGTCACGGTGTGCCATCCCACCTCCCACGCGGCGCTCCGGCTCGTGCGATCGCTGCCCCGGGTACAGGTGCTCCCCGCCCGGGGCTTCCTGGTATCGGGCGAGGAGTTCGCCGGCTGGGCCGAGGGGCGCGGTGGGCGACGGCTGCTCCAGGAGGACTTCTACCGCTGGGTGCGCCAGGAGCACGACCTGCTGATGGAGGGCGGCCACCCGGCCGGCGGCCGGTTCAACCACGACCACGCCAACCGCGAGCCCCCGCCGAGCGGCACCCGGGAGCTGGACGTGCCAAGCCCGTACGTGCCGCGGGAGGACGACATCGATGCCGGGGTGCGCGACGACCTCGACCGGTGGGAACGCGAGGACGGGGTGCGGTTCGTCGGCCGGGACGGGCCCCGCCGCTTCCCCGCCACGCGACGGGAGGCGCTGTCGGCCCTGCGCCGTTTCGTGGACCGCCGGCTGGCGTCCTTCGGGCCGTACGAGGACGCGATGCTCACCGGTGATCCGGTGATGAGCCACAGTCTGCTGTCGTCCTCGCTGAACCTCGGGCTGCTGCACCCGGCGGAGTGCGTGGAGCGAGCCGAGCGGGCCTGGCGGAAGGGCGCCGTCCCGGTGAACAGCGCAGAGGGCTTCGTCCGGCAGGTCGCGGGCTGGCGGGAGTACGTCTGGCAGCTCTACTGGCACTTCGGCGAGGACTACCGGCACGGCAACGCGCTCGGGCACACGGAAGAGCTGCCGGAGTACTTCACCGAACTGGACGCGGACGCGGTCACCGCGAACTGCCTGGCCACCGTGCTCGCCCAGGTGCGCGACACCGGGTGGACGCATCACATTCCCCGGCTGATGGTGCTGGGCAGCCACGCCCTGCAGCGCGCCTGGGATCCGGCCGCGGTGACCGACTGGTTCCACCGCTGCTTCGTCGACGGCTACGACTGGGTGATGGTGCCGAACGTGGTGGGCATGTCCCAGTACGCGGACGGCGGCCGGATGACCACCAAGCCGTACACGTCGGGCGGCGCGTACATCCACCGCATGAGCGACCTGTGCGACGGCTGCGCCTACCGGCCCACCGACCGCACCGGTCCGCACGCGTGCCCCTACGCTGCCGGGTACTGGGCCTTCCTGCACCGGCACCGGCGGCTGCTGTCCGGCAACGCCCGCATGCGGCGCGCGGTACAGGGCCTGGATCGGCTCCGTGACCTCGACGAGGTGCTCCGGCAGGAGCTGCGGCGCGCGTCGGAGGTGCCGTGA
- a CDS encoding protease inhibitor I42 family protein — protein MIAVTALLALATGCGSGTDEPAGGSTSTASRTTSHPVKDTSIAAEPGERFTLTVDQNASTREYWYLVDPEPDSSVLVSRGHAYASDSGDEPVDGAGGRLTFTFEAKAKGTTRFTLLHCTFTTCQGNTSTLPPETTGPSATPTTPSQAPERITYTVTVD, from the coding sequence GTGATCGCGGTGACCGCGCTCCTCGCTCTCGCCACGGGCTGCGGCTCGGGCACCGACGAACCGGCCGGCGGCTCCACGAGCACCGCGAGTCGCACGACGAGCCACCCGGTGAAGGACACCAGCATCGCTGCCGAGCCGGGCGAGCGCTTCACGCTCACCGTCGACCAGAACGCCTCCACCCGCGAGTACTGGTACCTGGTCGACCCCGAGCCCGACAGCTCGGTGCTGGTCAGCCGCGGCCACGCCTACGCATCGGACTCCGGCGACGAGCCGGTGGACGGTGCCGGCGGCCGGCTCACCTTCACCTTCGAGGCCAAGGCCAAGGGAACCACCCGGTTCACGCTGCTGCACTGCACCTTCACCACCTGTCAGGGCAACACCTCCACCCTGCCCCCCGAGACGACCGGCCCCTCCGCCACCCCGACCACCCCCTCCCAGGCCCCCGAGCGCATCACCTACACCGTCACCGTCGACTGA